A genomic region of Anopheles coustani chromosome 3, idAnoCousDA_361_x.2, whole genome shotgun sequence contains the following coding sequences:
- the LOC131258611 gene encoding integrator complex subunit 3 homolog, with protein MDAGVKPFEGKLFIQTIDIRDENEEKYMRAYRSFEEITAGLSDKDFHDLLSALVSKEKQHEEISLALVYIILTDPIAAPKTYRDLTLLTRDGLGFVTNNLAMLVAEKYQKLTDIGRKQLLWLLRELIKNQVLNVDNLAWNILRQASGGDISPKNIALIEGLLEIFIEHRTWLEKDQFLVGTVAYTFVRLIEDHCGPQFVHLRSREVKFVIGLIRDRFNDIIPLGREFVRLLQNIGRIPEFDQLWKDMLYNPKSLCPTFAGVWQLLQTRTSRRFLRGRLTPEIERKIHFLTSNVKFGNQKRYQDWFQEKYFNTPESQSLRCDLIRFIISAIHPTNDMLCSDIIPRWAIIGWLLTSCTNGVTLANAKLALFYDWLFFDPMKDNIMNVEPGILVMYHSIKNHPLVSCTLLDFLCRIMKNFYPKWEDRIRTGIYNSLRKILDMKVIPNLVPLFESPKLDRELKAMLRENFREFCVPPNSMYPGQGLQVPPMPMDAAPMAPMMMMHYPPGGIGMDGMVEHAAHLSHPPHTLHPGQTDVTLLNRMDPSRKAHDSGGPGGLGRGGPPGMMGMMPPGTGLGLGLLAQGAGVARGGGGGGGQGATTAGMPGFVKPEQGDSGTADEPKFSDDEEDTDGQKPTATTSKLTEDVSDDDDLPLAKVRLLEKPAIAKVALPDALSAHLDEFLREKSAKSFEPVLQALGSCGKSALNQEQENYLTESVISVIKQTLPDRSYFPESKTDEILTASINYPLFAAYRLLYQQEESCKKRVMALLVAIVSRINVAGYMLLYFLKVHGKLQCRRKESSGSGSTAFKASVYTVLCEALDEPDSVDECIEKDLNLLEKHNTQMFLWILPDMYREFKQSMLNNETVLRLLVGCIDATNLRDIIYSITQGKLIIFDEDGIGDILRKSLEYETFEQVCIWQLVQAHDITLETFQEMIPELESGSHAEALTAILLLLRSEKPTTELVRLLLSREETKHRGDPFVTSVLRYWCQEFEEKLSELIAALLTSKYPSNSPNKRKRPSKSAQQNTAPTSEHLLNHLEHFRRSCRHGNGTGTGLFVQNDMQRALQQAFAHSSESQRKQFSDLFALAAEDETSTTVGRRGTSSRGRKAPSNKKETAAEKAAAAAAAAHANNSKKAAEAASNYYSDDSSDEDWSKQKASKRRKTLSDSD; from the coding sequence ATGGACGCGGGCGTGAAACCCTTCGAGGGTAAGCTCTTCATCCAGACGATCGACATTCGGGATGAGAATGAGGAAAAGTATATGCGGGCGTACCGCAGCTTCGAGGAGATTACGGCCGGGCTGAGTGATAAAGACTTCCACGATCTGTTGTCGGCGCTGGTCAGCAAGGAGAAGCAGCATGAGGAGATTTCGCTCGCCCTGGTGTACATCATACTGACCGATCCGATCGCGGCCCCCAAAACGTACCGTGATCTGACGCTGCTGACGCGCGATGGGCTCGGTTTCGTCACCAACAATCTGGCCATGCTGGTGGCCGAAAAGTACCAGAAGCTGACCGACATCGGGCGCAAGCAGTTGCTCTGGTTACTGCGCGAACTGATCAAGAACCAGGTGTTGAACGTGGACAACTTAGCGTGGAACATTTTGCGCCAAGCGAGCGGTGGCGACATCAGCCCGAAGAACATCGCCCTTATCGAGGGCCTGCTGGAGATATTCATCGAGCATCGGACATGGCTGGAGAAGGACCAGTTTCTGGTCGGTACGGTAGCGTACACGTTCGTGCGGCTAATCGAGGATCACTGCGGGCCACAGTTTGTACATCTGCGCAGCCGGGAAGTGAAGTTTGTGATCGGGCTGATAAGGGATCGCTTCAACGATATCATCCCGCTCGGGCGCGAGTTTGTGCGGCTGCTGCAGAACATCGGGCGAATACCGGAGTTCGATCAGCTGTGGAAGGACATGCTGTACAACCCGAAATCGCTCTGCCCTACTTTTGCCGGCGTGTGGCAGCTGCTGCAAACGCGCACAAGCCGACGGTTTCTACGCGGTCGACTGACGCCGGAGATCGAGCGCAAGATACACTTTCTCACGAGCAACGTCAAGTTCGGCAATCAAAAGCGGTACCAGGATTGGTTCCAGGAGAAGTACTTCAACACACCGGAATCGCAGAGCCTCCGGTGCGACCTGATACGGTTCATCATCAGTGCGATTCATCCGACGAATGATATGCTCTGCTCGGACATCATTCCGCGTTGGGCCATCATCGGGTGGTTGCTGACGTCCTGCACTAACGGCGTAACGTTGGCAAATGCGAAACTGGCCCTCTTCTACGACTGGCTGTTCTTTGACCCGATGAAGGACAACATCATGAACGTGGAGCCGGGTATTCTGGTGATGTACCACTCGATCAAAAACCACCCGCTCGTTAGCTGCACACTGCTGGACTTTCTCTGTCGCATCATGAAAAACTTCTACCCCAAGTGGGAAGATCGTATACGGACCGGGATCTACAATTCGCTGCGAAAGATTCTCGACATGAAGGTGATCCCCAACTTGGTCCCGCTGTTCGAATCACCGAAGCTCGATCGCGAGCTGAAGGCGATGCTGCGGGAAAACTTCCGCGAGTTTTGCGTGCCACCAAACAGTATGTACCCCGGGCAAGGGTTACAGGTTCCCCCGATGCCGATGGATGCGGCACCGATGgcaccgatgatgatgatgcactATCCTCCCGGAGGAATTGGGATGGACGGGATGGTGGAGCATGCCGCTCACCTTAGTCATCCACCGCACACACTTCACCCGGGCCAGACAGACGTCACGTTGCTAAATCGGATGGATCCCTCCAGGAAAGCGCACGACAGTGGAGGACCCGGTGGGTTGGGTAGAGGGGGCCCCCCTGGGATGATGGGCATGATGCCACCAGGGACCGGACTTGGGCTTGGACTGCTTGCACAAGGTGCAGGTGTCGCtagaggtggtggtggaggaggaggacaaGGAGCGACCACAGCAGGAATGCCAGGTTTCGTGAAGCCAGAACAGGGCGACAGTGGCACGGCCGACGAGCCGAAATTCAGCGACGACGAAGAGGACACGGACGGACAGAAACCAACGGCAACGACGTCAAAATTGACCGAGGACGTCTCGGATGACGACGATCTGCCGCTGGCGAAGGTACGACTGCTAGAGAAGCCGGCGATAGCGAAGGTGGCCCTGCCGGACGCACTGAGTGCGCACTTGGACGAGTTTTTGCGGGAAAAGAGCGCCAAATCGTTCGAGCCGGTCCTGCAAGCGCTGGGCAGTTGCGGGAAGTCCGCGCTCAACCAGGAGCAGGAAAACTACCTCACGGAGAGTGTGATATCGGTGATCAAGCAGACACTGCCGGATAGGAGCTACTTTCCCGAGTCGAAGACGGACGAGATCCTGACGGCGAGCATCAACTATCCGCTGTTCGCGGCCTACCGCCTTTTGTACCAGCAGGAGGAATCGTGCAAGAAGCGTGTCATGGCGCTGCTGGTGGCGATCGTCAGCCGGATCAATGTGGCCGGCTATATGCTGCTTTACTTCCTCAAGGTCCATGGCAAGCTGCAGTGTCGGCGGAAAGAAAGTTCCGGCTCGGGTAGTACTGCCTTCAAGGCGTCCGTCTACACCGTGCTCTGTGAGGCACTCGATGAGCCCGATTCGGTGGACGAGTGCATCGAGAAGGACCTGAATCTGCTGGAGAAACACAACACGCAGATGTTCCTCTGGATCCTGCCGGACATGTACCGGGAGTTCAAGCAGTCAATGCTGAACAACGAGACCGTGCTGCGGCTGCTGGTGGGTTGCATCGACGCGACCAATCTTCGCGACATCATCTACAGCATCACGCAGGGCAAACTGATCATCTTCGACGAGGACGGCATCGGGGACATCCTGCGGAAGAGCCTCGAGTATGAAACGTTCGAGCAGGTGTGCATCTGGCAGCTGGTACAAGCGCACGACATCACGCTGGAGACGTTCCAGGAGATGATCCCGGAGCTGGAGTCGGGTTCGCACGCGGAAGCACTGACCGCGATCCTCCTGTTGCTGCGCAGCGAAAAGCCCACCACCGAGCTCGTCCGGCTGCTGCTCAGTCGCGAGGAGACGAAGCATCGGGGCGACCCGTTCGTGACCTCGGTCCTGCGCTACTGGTGCCAGGAGTTCGAGGAGAAGCTCTCGGAACTGATAGCGGCCCTGCTCACCTCGAAGTACCCCTCCAATTCGCCGAACAAGCGCAAACGGCCCTCGAAAAGCGCCCAGCAAAACACGGCccccacatccgagcacctgCTGAACCACCTAGAGCACTTCCGGCGCAGCTGCCGGCACGGCAACGGCACCGGGACGGGGCTGTTCGTGCAGAACGACATGCAGCGCGCCCTCCAGCAAGCATTCGCACACAGTTCCGAGAGCCAGCGGAAGCAGTTCAGTGATCTGTTTGCCCTCGCGGCGGAAGACGAAACGTCCACCACCGTGGGCCGGCGGGGTACGAGTAGTCGCGGCCGGAAAGCGCCGTCGAACAAGAAGGAAACGGCCGCGGAGAAGGCGgctgcagcggcggcggccgccCATGCCAACAACAGTAAAAAAGCGGCCGAGGCCGCCTCCAACTACTACAGTGACGACTCGAGCGACGAAGACTGGTCCAAGCAGAAAGcttcgaagcgaaggaaaacgctTAGCGATTCCGATTGA
- the LOC131272627 gene encoding vacuolar protein sorting-associated protein 37A, which produces MRKRQIDTLKIFNHNVQEVVENEEYLVNFDCGGREIAINILLGNGFPNEKPKLIVSPILKHPWVNATTGEIENAPGILNYTIHSDLGRVVQAVGREFEKHPPMFVNETSSTPQHHSHQQSSSMQQQCRNGNIHDFNAESRSAVPAQATHEQDPFGLQNLTTEELNQLNADEDYLEDFVEKLPFVQHQNDEMDQLMGRIESLVLDNLARKETVEEQKLKLESLALEFKELGQHWDSMSQQYQRKAEDFSPQHIKELLQIAVSTADAKSDDEAQRFLAGNSDVSTFLQNFIETRKLYTLRKAKEERLVEQLTALERAAF; this is translated from the exons ATGCGTAAACGGCAAATTGATACGTTGAAAATTTTTAATCACAA CGTGCAGGAAGTTGTAGAGAATGAGGAATATTTGGTAAACTTTGACTGTGGAGGCCGAGAAATCGCCATCAACATACTCCTTGGGAATGGGTTCCCAAACGAGAAGCCAAAGCTAATTGTCAGTCCAATTTTAAAGCACCCATGGGTTAATGCAACTACcggtgaaattgaaaatgctCCTGGAATACTTAAC TACACCATCCATTCCGACCTGGGTCGCGTAGTGCAGGCAGTGGGAAGAGAGTTTGAAAAACATCCACCGATGTTCGTTAATGAAACATCATCAACACCGCAACATCATTCCCACCAACAATCATCTTCAATGCAGCAACAATGCCGAAACGGAAACATTCATGACTTCAATGCCGAGAGCCGCTCCGCCGTCCCGGCCCAGGCTACCCATGAGCAGGACCCGTTCGGTTTGCAAAATCTCACCACCGAAGAGCTGAACCAGCTCAATGCGGACGAAGACTATCTGGAAGATTTCGTCGAGAAACTTCCCTTCGTGCAGCATCAGAACGATGAGATGGACCAACTGATGGGGCGCATTGAATCGCTCGTTTTGGACAATCTGGCCCGCAAGGAGACGGTCGAGGAGCAGAAGCTAAAATTGGAATCGTTAGCGCTCGAGTTCAAGGAACTGGGCCAGCACTGGGATTCCATGAGTCAGCAGTATCAGCGAAAGGCGGAAGATTTCTCGCCCCAGCACATCAAGGAACTGCTGCAGATTGCCGTGTCAACGGCGGACGCAAAGAGCGATGACGAGGCGCAACGATTTCTGGCTGGCAATAGTGACGTTAGTACCTTTTTGCAAAACTTCATCGAAACACGCAAACTCTACACGCTGCGTAAGGCCAAAGAGGAACGGCTCGTAGAGCAGCTGACGGCACTGGAACGTGCCGCCTTTTGA
- the LOC131262345 gene encoding bursicon produces MTAPKPSHLHHHLILTAPRPRVRSEDGGSRYSADDCQVTPVIHVLQYPGCVPKPIPSFACIGRCASYIQVSGSKIWQMERSCMCCQESGEREASVSLFCPKAKNGEKKFRKVCRHNLPPPSSVALVVPLRVT; encoded by the coding sequence ATGACCGCACCGAAACCCTCTCATCTCCATCATCACCTCATCCTTACCGCGCCGCGGCCCCGGGTCCGGTCAGAGGACGGCGGGTCCCGCTACTCCGCAGACGACTGCCAGGTAACGCCGGTCATCCACGTACTGCAGTATCCGGGCTGCGTACCGAAGCCCATCCCGTCGTTCGCCTGCATCGGCCGGTGCGCCAGCTACATCCAGGTGTCGGGCAGCAAGATCTGGCAGATGGAGCGCTCCTGCATGTGCTGCCAGGAGTCGGGCGAGCGGGAAGCGTCCGTGTCGCTCTTCTGCCCGAAGGCGAAAAATGGGGAGAAAAAGTTCCGCAAAGTATGCCGTCACAACCTGCCTCCTCCTTCCTCCGTCGCCCTCGTGGTTCCCTTGAGAGTGACTTGA